The region CGGCCCCGGGCAACGTGAACATGGAAAAATTCGGCTTCACGGCCGGGAATATTGCCGGGGCGGTGAGGGGGCTCCTGGCCGAATAGAGCTCAAAAGGAGTTTCCGGAGAGAAGGACATGGACACTGACGGTGAAGGAATCCTCCGGATTCTCAGCTTTCTGAGGACCGGGATATGGAGAACTCACTCGGAGGATCTGCCCGGGGTAAGGGGGGTATTCCTCAACGGTCTCAAGATATTCCTCATTGCCCTGAGGAAGTTCAGAACCGATAACTGCCCCTTGAGGGCCTCAGCCCTGACCTATTACACCGCATTGTCCATCGTTCCGGTCTTCGCCCTTATCTTCGCCATCGCAAAAGGCTTCGGCTTCGAGAAGCTCCTTCAAAGACAGATCCTGCAGCAGATACCTGAACATGAGGACATCATGCTCAGGATCCTTGATTTTGCGCGTTCCCTTCTCCAGAACACACGGGGCGGGCTCATCGCCGTTATCGGCGTCCTTTTTCTCCTCTGGACGATTATCAAGGTGGTGGGACACGTCGAGTTTTCCTTAAACGAGATCTGGCAGGTAAAAAGGCAGCGCAGCCTCCCCAGGAAATTCACCGACTACCTGTCCATCACCCTCATCTGCCCCTTTATCATTCTCCTTTCCAGCAGCGCCACGGTGTTCATCAACACGCACATGGCCCAGTTTGCCGCCCATCTGGGACTCCAGCGCATTGCGGGGCACATCCTGCTGCTGACAACCACCCTTTCACCCTACGTTCTCATGTGGATCCTGTTCGCCCTGATCTACCTCGTCATTCCCAACACCCGGGTACGGTTGCCCTCCGCTGTTGCGGCCGCCCTGGTGGCCGGGACTGTATATCAGGTCACCCAGTTGGTGTTCTTGAGGTTTCAGGTGGGGGTCTCCAGGTTCAACGCCATTTACGGTGGATTCTCTGCGTTGCCCCTGCTTCTTATCTGGATTCAGTTGAGCTGGATGATCGCACTCATGGGAGCCGAGATCTCCTTCGCCATTCAGAACGTGGAAACGTATGAGCCCCCCATCGAGGCGCTGAGGATAAGCCCCCTCAACAGGAGAATTATTTCCCTAGCCATTATCCATCTGATTGTGAAACGATTCTTCGAGGGGAAAGAGGCGCTTTCATCCCAAGGGATATCGAGGTCCCTTGGAATACCATTCGCAATCGTGGTGGATGTAACCGCCCAGGGGGTGGCCGGTGGGCTCATCTGCCTGACCGAGACTGCCGATGGGACAGGCCCTGCCTTTCTGCCGGCGAGCGACATCGATGGATTCACGATTTCCCGCGTATTGGAGATGCTGGAAAATGTCCCTCCCGGGGATCTGCCGGCTTCCCCGAGTGACGATATGGATCGGCTTACAGAGGCGCTCGCATCATTTGGCCGGGAAATGGACCGGTCACCCGACAACAGGCTGCTCAAGGATATCTAGCAGGTTGTCATCGCATTTCACTCAGGGCTTTCCCCTTCGCTGAAGCTATGGGGGACAAGCGCAATGACACCTCTCTCGTATTCGCGTTCCTTTCTGTCCAGAAAACAGGGTGTTGGAAACCAGGATCAGGAAGCGTCATCCACAAGAAACCCTGGTTCCGGACCGTTGACCAATATTCAGTTTTCCATTATTAGTAGGATTGAAAAAATCCATTGATGACCTTTTAAGGTGATGGAGTTCACCATGAAACTGCCCTGAGGGGATAATGACTCCTGACAAGATCGCATGCCGGCAGGGCCGTGGGATCGGCCGTCGAGAGGCTCTGCCGGACATAGACCTGGAGGAGTCGAAATATGCCGGACCTGTCAGGAAAGACCTCGATCAACACGCTTCTTGACCGGGCAGTCGAGATGCTGGGCACACTCGGGCCCCAAGCCTTGTCCGGCCTGGAAAAGCTCCGTCACCTCAAAACCCGGCTGGAAGGCAACTATTTCAACATGGCCGTCCTCGGCCAGTTCAAACGAGGCAAGAGCACGCTGTTAAACGCCCTGCTGGGTGAAGCCATCCTCCCGTCTTCGGTAGTCCCCCTTACCGCCATCCCGACCTTTATCCGTTGGGGATCTGAGCTCAAGGCACGCATCCTTTTTGAGGATGAGCAACCGCCGAAGGAATTTTCGGCAACAAGTATTGATGATCTGAGCCGGTTTCTCAAGGAGTTCGTCACCGAGGAGGCCAATCCCGAAAACCGGCTGCACGTTCTTCAGGCCGAGGTTTATCATTCATCACCCCTCCTGAAAAAAGGCCTGGTCCTCATCGACACCCCGGGGATCGGTTCAACCTTTCAGCACAACACCGAGACCACCCTGAATTTTCTCCCCCAGTGCGATGCCGCTCTTTTTCTCGTCTCCGCAGATCCGCCCGTAACCGAGGTGGAGATATCCTTCCTCAGGGAGGTCCGCACAAAGATTGACCGTCTTTTCTTTATCTTCAACAAGGTAGACTACCTCACCGGTCCCGATCGTGAGATGGCCCTTGCTTTTTTCAGAAAGGTGTTAGGGGAACAGGCCGGCATTTCGAAATCTCCACACATCTATCCTGTTTCAGCTCTCCGCGCACTCAATGCTCGCATCAACCGGGATGAGGACGCTTTAAGGGAGTGTGGATTCGAGGAGGTGCAGGCCGACCTTATCGATTTTCTTATTAACGAAAAGGCCCAGGTCCTCCGGCAGGCTCTCGCGAGGAAGTCCGAAGATGTTATCGCCGAACTTCTCATGCGGCTTAACCTGGAGGCACGTTCCCTTCAGACCCCATTAGAGGATCTCGGCGAGAGGCTCAACCTCCTTGAGAGCAAGATTCGGGAAGCCGAGCGGCAGAGGACCTCCGCCGGAGATCTGCTGACCGGAGACCGGAGACGGACGGTGGAGTTTCTGGAACAGCAGGCTGAACAACTTCGTCGGAAGGCCAGAAGCCATTTTGAGGACGTGGTGAGGAAATCTACAGCGACCTCAAAAAGCGGCGAATCCATGGAAAAGGCGGCCCGAGATGCCATTGCCGTTTCCGTCCCCGGTTTTTTCGAACGGGAATTGGGTGAGATATCGTCCGAATTCGACGCACATGTCACGGAACTTCTGAAACCTCACCAGGAAAGAGCCGACAGCCTTATCGAGGTGGTGAGAAGGGGGGCTGCGGAGCTGTTTGACATCCCATATCGGGCGCCGGAGAGTACCGGCGCACTGGAGGCAAGCCGGCAGCCGTACTGGATAACCCACAAGTGGGGGTCTTCCCTGAACCCCGTGCCTGCCGGCCTCTGGGACTGGGTGCTTCCCGGCGGAATCAAAAGACAGATTATTCTTAAACGTGTCCTCAAGCAGGTGGAGGACGTCGTTCTGTACAACGTGGAGAACCTCAGATGGGCGACCCTGCAGAATCTGGACACGGCCTTCAGAAAGTTCACATCGAACCTGGACCTGCGCCTGGGGGAGACCATCAACGCGACACAGGGGGCAATTCAGGCGGTCATTAAACGAAAAACGGAACAGTCCGACACCGTAGCCGGTGAACTCGCCAGGATCCAGGAAAAGATAACCGGACTCGATGAACTGGAAAAGGGCTTCAGGGGCCTTTCCGGCCAGGGTTGATCTTCCTGGTCTCCGCATATGCCTATCCACTCTGGACTCTGGACTCTGGACTCTGGACAACGTTCCCCCATTCCCCCAGTTTCCCACGGATAAATCCGATTATCCGCTCATGCTCCTCACGGCCGTTGCCCGATACCGTCATCGGCTCGCCAAAGCAGATATGGACCGGCAGCATGGCGTGGATTTTTCCGAAGTCCCTCACCCGTTTCCCCACCCCCCACGCGTCTGTTTTTAGGGCAATGGGAACAATAGGAACCTGGGCTCTGCGCGCGAGTTTGACACCAATCGAGTTAAAATTTACCGGGTCCAACTCAGCGCTTCGGGTGGTCTGGGGAAAAATAATGATGGACCTCCCCCTTCCCAGTTTATCGCTGCCGTCCCCCAGGACCTGTTTCAGATCCTCACGGGCATCTCTCCTGCCCACCACCACCGGGTCCCGCGCCTTCATGATATACTTGAAAACCGGATAATTGATCAGGCTCTCCTTGACCACGAAGGTGACCTCCATGTGGGGCTGAATGATGCAGGGAAGCACGAAGGTCTCCAGGGTACTCATGTGGTTTCCGATAAACACGCAAGGCGACTCGAGATTGATGAAGGCCGCCATGTTTTCCACCTGAACCTTTACACCAACCGATTCGAGCGCATTTAAGACGGCCTCACTGCTCCTGATCCACTCGTTTCCGTCGTATACCCCCTTTTTGGCCTTACTGGAGGCGTTCCGGTAGACACCCATCATCTGTGCATAAAAGTAGAGTTCCGGAAAGAGCCGGGCAAGGACAGCCTGCTTCCTGTCCGGGCTCCTGTAGGAAGTCACCTCACCGAATCGCGTCATCGTTTTACCTCTTGACAAAAGCGGCGCGCTTTTCCGCAGAGCTGGAGAGCGCATTACATCGAATCAAGGGCCTTCTCCGCCGCACGGTATCCCGCCTCCATGGCCTCGTAAGCCCGGTGGAATTCGGCGAACCCGATGTCGCCCACATCAGGTGTTATCAACATATCCGGTGGGTCGATGGCAAGCCTCATCCTGGTGAGCTGTACCTCGATAATATTCATTGACGTGGATATAACATCCAGAATGCCCGGGAGTTTTTCCTTCTTTCGCCAACCTTTGAAAAGGGAAGATTCCTTCTCCTGGGCAAATTTCCTGATCTTGTCCTCAAAAAGTTTTACAGCTCCAAAGGTCTCTGATCTTTTTCTCCAGGTAACCGCCGAGCGTTCTTTTGCGACCTCATCTTTTGCGTTATTACTGAAGATGGAGGAGTTGACATCCACCGCTATTACAAAATCCGCTCCCATCTCTCTCACCACGTCCACCGGGACCGGATTGGTCAACCCCCCATCCACCAGCATGCGCCCATTTAACATCACCGGCGTGAAGACCCCCGGGATTGACAGGCTGGCGCGAACCGCGTCCAGGATATCTCCCCTGCTGATCACGACCTCCTCTCCGGAATCAAGGTCGGTGGAAACGGTACTGAACGGGATTTCCAGATCCTCCATCATTTTCGGTCCGATCTGTTCTGCGAAGAATTCCGAGACCTTGTCCCCATCCAGCAATCCGGACCTCGGAAACACCAGATCCAGCATAGTGAAAACCTGACGTTTTGTGAGTAACGAGGTGAAATCCTCGATATTTTTCATTCTACCCGACGCATAAAAAGCCCCCACGAAAGCCCCAATGCTGGTTCCGGCCACAAATTTGGCCTTTATTCCGGCCTCGTTGAGGGCGCGTATAACACCAATATGGGCCCATCCGCGCGCTGATCCGCTCCCCAGAGCAAGCCCTACCTTTTTTCTGCCTGGAATCTTCCTTCTGCGAAGCATTATTCACTCCCTCCAGATTTACCGGGGTCTCCTCCGTTACACAACAGATGTCCCTGTGGCTGAAGTTTACCTCAAACCGTAAATAATTCAGCAGAAATTTTACCGGTGTCAAAGATGGGGGTAGGGTGAGTATAAACCCATTAAGGATTTTGCCTTAGCTCTGTGTACGTCTGTTTAACCCTGTGATAAATTAGCTTTTATGGTTCATCCGGTTAAGGCGTACCTGAATGAATTTGCTGTCATTGCGAGCCGGAGTGAAACCGTAGGCACGGCAATCTCATGCGGAGCGGAAAGGGTCGCACCGGCGCCCTGCGGCCGCTATGGGATCGCTCCACCCGGGACAAGGTTCGTGATGACAACGAATGAGAACGGGTCGTAGGGACAAATGGTGGCTCCGGTCCTCATGCAGGTACTCATTTCCCGGATGAACCGCTTTTACAAGCAAGCTTAATCCAGGGATATGTATTCGAAGGCCCCGATATCGTGGGACAGGCCCTGGGGCCTTAAGTTTCCGTCCTTGTCGAAGTTCGGGGCGCCCTCGGAGGTCCCGCCGTCAATCAACGGTGATTCAGCGACTTGATGGTAATCCCCCTCGATCCACACATTTCCGCTCCATGAGCCGTCATCCATGAAAACCGGCGGCTGATCTATGTTTCCCGAACCCGCGTAACCTCCCTGAACATTAGAGTACCTGACCGTGACCGATGATTGGATTGTGGTAATCTCGGAGCCATCACCCGAACGATTGGCCCAGAGCAAACTGTTTATTATTGTGGGGCTGGAACCCAGATTGCCAATCGCCCCTGCCCCGCTGTTGACTGCTTTTTCATCTGCACGGTTTCCTGTAAATGTGCAGTTGGTGAAAACCGGAGAGCCGTTGTAATTAAAGACGGCCCCACCGCTGAAGGTGGTTTCGTTGCCGGAGAAGACACTGTTTACGAATACGGGTGAGCTGAAGTAATTGGAGACCGCCCCGCCGTTTTGCCAGGACCGGTTTTTACTGAAGGACGTGTTGATGACCAGGGCGCTCCCTTTGAAGTTCTCCAATGCGCCACCGTAGCACGCATCGTTGCCGGACAGAACGGAGTCAATAATGAGGACCACCCCTTCGTCGTTGTAGATCCCGCCCCCGGCATGGTCAGCAGAGTTTTTCTCGATCCGGCAGTTCTGAATCGTGACTGAGGAGGAACTTATGAAAATTCCCCCGCCGGTCGCCTCCTCTAGGCTTCCATTGGCGCTGCCCCCCGTGATCGTAAACCCGTCTATGACACCCTTGTCCGCCGCAATCACAACGTGGAATGCAGTATGTTCACCGTCAAGAACCGTGACGTGGGCGGCTGGATCCCGCGAAACGGCGGTGCTCTCACCCCCGGCGAACCCACCGTATACCCTGATGCCCGCAGCCATCACGAGTACAGGCGTCCCGTCGTAGCCACCCGGACCGTACACACCCTCGGCAACCCAGACCTCATCCCCGGCAACCGCCGCGTCCATTGCCTCCTGGGGGGTCGCAAAAGCGCCCGCCCATGAGAGGCCGTCTCCCGCACCCGAGGCGAGGTGGTTTACGTACCACACCTGTCCTGCGTTTTCGCTCTCAATCAGTGGACAACCAGACAGCAGGAAAATAGCCGCCAACCAGCCGAGAGCTGCGAAGACGAACGTGATCCTTGATCTCATACATGCCCCTGGAATAAAAAGGGGCAATTACCACTTGATGGTTGCACTAATACCTCCCCAAAAAAAATTGACCCTGGTAATGATAACTTCGCAAAAATTGCCGTTTCGCCCTTTATGTAAGCAATCGCCATGCCTAACATTAAAAATGACATATTGAACACAAAACCCTGAAGATATAGACATATATGTAAATTATGATATTAATGCCAGGGGAAATCATTTCCACTAATGGGTAACTTGGGTGCTACAAGGAGAATTTTTCAGGGGATGGAAAATTTTTTCTATCGCAGGGGGGCAGGCCGTGAATTGCGCATGCCTGATCACCTTTATTCAATTCACGACCCCAGCTAAAAAAACAGGTGGTCAATGAACGAATCCTCGAAACCGGGGTCCTGGGCGATGGAGACATGCTGCACGGCGGCGGCCAGACCGTCAATTTCCTCCTGCGCCTCCCTGGACAGGAGAACGTAGGAGGCTCCGATCAGGGCTGTGTTCCCGGCGAGCACGAAGCTCAACTCGGGCCTGGAGGGAAGAAGGCCGATCCTGATTGCGTTGTGCAGGTTCAGGCGGGCGCCGAAAGCCCCCGCAAGATAGATTTCCTCAAGGCGATCATGGCTCACATCCGCACGTTTCATGAGGGTCTCCAGCGTCGCCGCAATGGCCGCCTTTGTCTTCTGAACCGTCTCGACGTCCCGTGGCTCGAAAAACACCCTGCCGGCCGGGTCCAGCATCATGGTTTTTCCCGACTGGGATGGATGGACATCCGCCCTTACGAGACCGGAGTTCTCGATGATCCCCCTGTCCAGCATTCCCGCCACCAGGTCCACAATGCCTGTTCCGCACATGCCCCTTGGGGCCCCACCCCCGACCACCTCTGTTATTAGCGCGTCCCCGGTTATTTTCACCTGAAAGACAGCGCCCTCCTCGGCTCGCATGCCGCACTGGATGTGCCCGCCTTCAAAGGCCGGCCCCGCTGCCGCGGATCCCGCGAAGATCCTGTCCCCCTTCCAGACCACCGCCTCACTGTTTGTCCCGATATCCAGCAGCGCCCCAGTCAAAACCCGGGAGGACCGGACAGCCAGGATGCCAGCTGACGCGTCGGACCCGACAAAACCGTCCACAAGGGCCGGAAAGATAATTTCGGCCGCGTGGTTCAGGCCGATGCCAAGGGGAAATTCAGCAGGACCCAGTATCATTTCATCCCTGTAACCGGGAGAAAAGGGAGGGGTGAGAAGTGGCGCCACGGGCAGTCCCAACGCAAGGTGGTGCATGGCGCTGTTTCCCACCATGACGATCCTGGAAATCCGCCCGGTGAACAGACCGTTTCTGGAGCAGAGACTCTGGATCTGGCCGGCAACCGCGGCCAGAAGAACCTCCCTGAGTTTCAGGGCCTGTTCGGGATCCCCGGATGCCGCCTGGAGCCTGGAAAGTATCTCATCTCCCCAGGGAATCTGAGGATTGGATGATGCCAGGATGTCCATCGGCCGCCCGGTGTCGAGACAAAAAAGGGCCGAGGCCACGGAAGTAGTCCCAAGATCCACAGCGATCCCCCACCCTGTAAACGATAGGGGAAACCTCGCCGGATCCCAAAGGGGTGAACCCCACGTCCCCTTCCACCGTCCGGTGCGGTCCACTTCCAGAATGCGCTCCGGGTCGATGGTCAGTTTCAATGGGCCGGTGGGCCTGATGCGGCACGCGAGGCGATCGCCCCGGCCCAGGGCTTCATCGCCGAGAATCCCTCTTTCCGATGCGGATGGGCTGCCGGCGTCGCCCTCGAGGATGCGTACCACACACCTTCCGCAGGTACCCTCGTCCGCACAGGTCCCGTCAAGAAAGATCCCCTCCCGGCGAAGGGCCTCCCTGAGATTAAGATCCGTGGGAACATCCATGGATCCAATTCCTTCAATGTGGATTCTTACAGTCCCGGACATGCGCCCACCTTACCCCAGCCCCGGCTGCGCCGTCCAAAACTTTTTCACTCGCCGACCTTCTGGGTTTATGAGCTGAATCGAAGAGAAGACGTTTTACTCCGGTTAAAACACGACACACTAAACCGGTGTTGACAACGTCATCGTCCCGGTAGATATACTCCTGGTGGTTACCTCTGAGGTTGATGACTTCGCAAAAAGTCATCAACGCGCCTCGCATGGGGATAAGCGACGGCTTCCGGGTTCAAGTGCTCGGCTTCGCCGTGAACCAGCTGCGCTTCGCACTTAACCTGGAGCCCGTCTTCCAAAACAAAAAGCCTCGAATGAACTTTTTGCGACTCTGTCAATGGTTGGTAAAATCAACTTACTGCGGGAAGGGATATGCCATAATTCATCCCCTGACCCCGAGAATCTCACGACATGGTTTGCGACATACCCCGCCTCAGCGATCATGTACCGACCAAGTGTAAATTGTTGAACGGAGACTTTATGACGCATCCTGCCTTCCATCGCTATATCGGCATCGACTACTCAGGAGCGAAAACCCCTGATTCCAGCCTGAAGGGGCTTCGGGTCTTCGAGGCTGATCGCGAGTCTGTGCCGGTGGAAGTGGAGCCGCCGCCCAGCCCGCGCAAGTACTGGACCCGGCGCGGCCTGGCGGAATGGCTTGTGATGCGGCTGTCTGAGGATGTCCCGACCATCGTTGGTATCGACCACGGCTTTTCCTTCCCCCTGCGTTATTTCGAGGTTCATTTGCTGGAACCGGACTGGCCGACCTTCCTCGACGATTTCCAGAAACACTGGCCGACCGACGCCGAACACACCTACGTCGATTTCATTCGACACGGTTCACGGGGCGAAGGAGAGGCCCGATCCGGCAGCGCCCGCTGGCGGCGGATCACCGAGGAACGGGCCGGGGCCAAGTCGGTCTTTCATTTCGACGTGCCCGGCTCGGTGGCCAAGTCGACCCATGCCGGACTGCCTTGGCTGCGCTATCTGCGCAACCGGCTTGGGGACCGGGTCCACTTCTGGCCCTTCGACGGTTGGGAGATTCCCGCGGGCAAGTCCGCACTGGTGGAGGTCTACCCGTCGCTGTGGAGCAAGAGCTATCCCCGGAAAGACCGTACGCCCGACCAGCACGACGCTTATGTCGCTGCCGCCTGGCTGAGTCAGATGGATATGGGCGGCAGCCTCGAAAAATTTCTCAAGCCCGACATGCTGCCTGGTGAATATCACGTCGCCCTGGTCGAAGGGTGGATTCTCGGCGTGATGTGACGCGGCAGACTATATTAGAAAATGCCAGACTGGCATCACCTGGATAGTGCCGAATCCCACGAGGATGGTTCCATCGGTGCGCCAGGTCGATGCACCCTCCACTGGAGAGCTATGCCTGCAATAGACGCCGTTGCAGCAATGTCTGCATATCGCGGCGGCCGTCGGCAATCACCATGATATAAACATTTTCGGCCATGACCCGGTAAATGATGCGGTAGGGTTTGAAAAATATCTCACGGTACTCGCGAAGCCCGACAGCCAACAGTTCCTTCGGGTAGGCTCCTCGTTCCGGGTTTTCAGAGAGGGTCGCAAATGCCTTCTCTATTTGATCAAGAACGTAATCCGCTTTTCCAGGCGCATCGTGGGACTCGATATGGTCGTACAACTCCTCCAGATCCCGGGACGCATCGTCCGTCAAAAATATCTGGAAGGTCATCAGCGACTCTTGCTCCGGTCTCGAAGCCGCTGAATGACATCACCGGCGGGCTGGACTTTGCCTTCCTCAATCTGACGCGAGCCGAGCGCGAGAATCTTCAGAAGAGCCATGGCCTCCTGGGTTTGCTCATAGCTTTCGATGTCCTGCATCACGACCTTGGCTTCGCCATTCTGGGTGATGATCAGGGGTTCGCCTTGCCCCGACATGTTGCGCACGATTTCTGCGGCATGGGCCTTCAGGTAACTGATCGGTTTGATTTGGCTCGATAGCTTCATAACCATCCTCCTTTCCATGACCAAATATAGTCCGATAACAGGTCAACTGTCAATCTGGGAGGCTCCGAGCCGCCTCCGGTTGGTAAAATCAACTTACTGCGGGAAGGGATATGCCATAATTCATCCCCGAGAATCCCAGGCTGCGCTGTCCAAAACTTTTTCACTCGCCGACTTGCGTCTCCTGTCCCGACCCCCTGATCTA is a window of bacterium BMS3Abin14 DNA encoding:
- a CDS encoding 2-acyl-glycerophospho-ethanolamine acyltransferase translates to MTRFGEVTSYRSPDRKQAVLARLFPELYFYAQMMGVYRNASSKAKKGVYDGNEWIRSSEAVLNALESVGVKVQVENMAAFINLESPCVFIGNHMSTLETFVLPCIIQPHMEVTFVVKESLINYPVFKYIMKARDPVVVGRRDAREDLKQVLGDGSDKLGRGRSIIIFPQTTRSAELDPVNFNSIGVKLARRAQVPIVPIALKTDAWGVGKRVRDFGKIHAMLPVHICFGEPMTVSGNGREEHERIIGFIRGKLGEWGNVVQSPESRVQSG
- a CDS encoding phd_YefM, coding for MKLSSQIKPISYLKAHAAEIVRNMSGQGEPLIITQNGEAKVVMQDIESYEQTQEAMALLKILALGSRQIEEGKVQPAGDVIQRLRDRSKSR
- the parE3 gene encoding toxin ParE3 gives rise to the protein MTFQIFLTDDASRDLEELYDHIESHDAPGKADYVLDQIEKAFATLSENPERGAYPKELLAVGLREYREIFFKPYRIIYRVMAENVYIMVIADGRRDMQTLLQRRLLQA
- a CDS encoding Na(+)-translocating NADH-quinone reductase subunit F translates to MSGTVRIHIEGIGSMDVPTDLNLREALRREGIFLDGTCADEGTCGRCVVRILEGDAGSPSASERGILGDEALGRGDRLACRIRPTGPLKLTIDPERILEVDRTGRWKGTWGSPLWDPARFPLSFTGWGIAVDLGTTSVASALFCLDTGRPMDILASSNPQIPWGDEILSRLQAASGDPEQALKLREVLLAAVAGQIQSLCSRNGLFTGRISRIVMVGNSAMHHLALGLPVAPLLTPPFSPGYRDEMILGPAEFPLGIGLNHAAEIIFPALVDGFVGSDASAGILAVRSSRVLTGALLDIGTNSEAVVWKGDRIFAGSAAAGPAFEGGHIQCGMRAEEGAVFQVKITGDALITEVVGGGAPRGMCGTGIVDLVAGMLDRGIIENSGLVRADVHPSQSGKTMMLDPAGRVFFEPRDVETVQKTKAAIAATLETLMKRADVSHDRLEEIYLAGAFGARLNLHNAIRIGLLPSRPELSFVLAGNTALIGASYVLLSREAQEEIDGLAAAVQHVSIAQDPGFEDSFIDHLFF
- the rssA gene encoding NTE family protein RssA, encoding MLRRRKIPGRKKVGLALGSGSARGWAHIGVIRALNEAGIKAKFVAGTSIGAFVGAFYASGRMKNIEDFTSLLTKRQVFTMLDLVFPRSGLLDGDKVSEFFAEQIGPKMMEDLEIPFSTVSTDLDSGEEVVISRGDILDAVRASLSIPGVFTPVMLNGRMLVDGGLTNPVPVDVVREMGADFVIAVDVNSSIFSNNAKDEVAKERSAVTWRKRSETFGAVKLFEDKIRKFAQEKESSLFKGWRKKEKLPGILDVISTSMNIIEVQLTRMRLAIDPPDMLITPDVGDIGFAEFHRAYEAMEAGYRAAEKALDSM
- a CDS encoding bacterial dynamin-like protein — translated: MPDLSGKTSINTLLDRAVEMLGTLGPQALSGLEKLRHLKTRLEGNYFNMAVLGQFKRGKSTLLNALLGEAILPSSVVPLTAIPTFIRWGSELKARILFEDEQPPKEFSATSIDDLSRFLKEFVTEEANPENRLHVLQAEVYHSSPLLKKGLVLIDTPGIGSTFQHNTETTLNFLPQCDAALFLVSADPPVTEVEISFLREVRTKIDRLFFIFNKVDYLTGPDREMALAFFRKVLGEQAGISKSPHIYPVSALRALNARINRDEDALRECGFEEVQADLIDFLINEKAQVLRQALARKSEDVIAELLMRLNLEARSLQTPLEDLGERLNLLESKIREAERQRTSAGDLLTGDRRRTVEFLEQQAEQLRRKARSHFEDVVRKSTATSKSGESMEKAARDAIAVSVPGFFERELGEISSEFDAHVTELLKPHQERADSLIEVVRRGAAELFDIPYRAPESTGALEASRQPYWITHKWGSSLNPVPAGLWDWVLPGGIKRQIILKRVLKQVEDVVLYNVENLRWATLQNLDTAFRKFTSNLDLRLGETINATQGAIQAVIKRKTEQSDTVAGELARIQEKITGLDELEKGFRGLSGQG